A genomic segment from Thermococcus sp. LS1 encodes:
- a CDS encoding helix-turn-helix transcriptional regulator — MKVREVLKELDEKQRRTVLQCSETCGIPDLDKEVDLQVEEDVMKFLKALSNPLRLRILKILKDNWLCVCLISKILDQDQTLISHHLRTLKALGLILERKEGKMHFYRTNTEVLEGYLAKVRTELV, encoded by the coding sequence ATGAAGGTTAGGGAAGTTCTGAAAGAACTGGATGAGAAGCAGAGAAGGACTGTCCTTCAGTGTTCGGAGACCTGTGGCATCCCTGACCTGGACAAGGAGGTTGATCTTCAGGTAGAAGAGGACGTCATGAAGTTCCTCAAGGCACTCTCAAACCCGCTGAGGCTCAGGATACTCAAGATCCTGAAGGACAACTGGCTCTGCGTGTGTCTGATATCGAAGATACTTGACCAGGATCAGACTCTGATCAGCCATCACCTCCGCACACTAAAGGCTCTAGGCCTGATACTCGAAAGGAAGGAAGGCAAGATGCACTTCTACAGAACGAACACGGAGGTTCTCGAGGGATACCTCGCAAAGGTGAGAACTGAACTGGTGTGA
- a CDS encoding Mov34/MPN/PAD-1 family protein has translation METVKIRRELLEYLLELAREFYPNEFAGFLRERNGVFEEVLIAPDPHFGRSSAFFNTWMLPYDESIKGTVHSHPGPNPWPSQADLNFFSKFGGVHLIIAYPFTEDSVRAYKSDGSRLKVEILD, from the coding sequence ATGGAAACCGTCAAAATTAGAAGGGAGCTCTTGGAGTATCTCCTTGAATTAGCCCGCGAATTCTATCCCAACGAGTTCGCTGGCTTTTTGAGGGAGAGGAATGGCGTTTTTGAAGAGGTTCTTATAGCCCCAGACCCTCATTTTGGGAGGAGCTCGGCTTTCTTCAACACATGGATGCTGCCCTACGACGAGAGCATAAAGGGAACCGTTCACTCGCATCCTGGCCCAAATCCCTGGCCATCCCAGGCGGATCTGAACTTTTTCTCCAAGTTTGGAGGAGTCCATCTGATAATTGCCTACCCTTTTACAGAAGACAGCGTAAGGGCCTATAAAAGTGATGGAAGCCGTCTGAAGGTCGAAATCCTTGACTAA
- a CDS encoding RidA family protein: protein MKKVVFTENAPKPIGPYSQGIVAEAGRLLFVSGQIPINPETGELVEGPIEEQAKQAIENLLAVVKAAGGSAENVVKVTVYLRDINDYAKFNEVYEKYFSESKPARAVVEVSNLPKGVKVEIEAIAAL from the coding sequence ATGAAAAAGGTTGTTTTCACGGAAAACGCCCCAAAACCGATAGGGCCCTACAGTCAGGGAATAGTCGCTGAAGCGGGTAGGTTGCTCTTCGTTTCCGGCCAGATACCAATAAACCCTGAGACAGGAGAGCTCGTGGAGGGTCCAATAGAGGAACAGGCAAAGCAGGCAATTGAGAACCTGCTAGCAGTAGTGAAAGCCGCCGGCGGAAGCGCTGAGAACGTCGTTAAAGTTACAGTATATCTAAGAGACATAAACGACTACGCCAAGTTCAACGAGGTTTACGAGAAATATTTCTCAGAGTCCAAGCCGGCCAGGGCGGTAGTCGAAGTCTCCAATCTGCCGAAGGGCGTTAAGGTTGAGATAGAGGCAATTGCCGCTCTTTGA